A segment of the Elusimicrobiota bacterium genome:
CATCAAAAAGGTCGGAGATAATGATCACGACCCCGCGTTTTTTTATCTTCTGCAGTATTGAAGGCAACATTTTGGCAAGGTTTGTCCCCGCTACGGGTTTGCAGTTTTCAAGTTTTTCGGTTATCAACGAAAGCTGCGCAACTGTATTCCTTGGAGGAAGGTATACGTTTGTTGATTCACTAAAAAACGCTGCACCCACAGCGTCACGTTGTACAGTCATGAGATACGCCAGTGCCGCGGAAAGGAGTTGCGCATACTCAAATTTTGTCATTAACCCGTCAGAAGATTTATAACTCATTGAACTGGAACAGTCTAACACGACATACGCGCGGAGGTTAGTTTCCTCTTCATACTGTTTTACGTAATAACGGTCACTCCGGGCATATACTTTCCAGTCAATATGTTTAGGTTCATCCCCCGGTGAGTACTCACGATGCTGTGCGAACTCCAATGACCATCCGTGGTACGGGCTGCGGTGCTGTCCCGCGATAAAGCCTTCCACCACACTATGAGCGTGTAACGCTAAATTCGATATTTTAGATAGTACGCGTGTATCCAAAAGTTTTAGTGACATAACGATAAATTATACTTGTTTTTGCTTGGTATTGACAAACTCATTGTGTATACACGAATTATACTCATTGACACCTTTATAAACAATTACTATTTTATAAATAGTAAATTAATAAGATATATATACATATTATGAGGAGTTCTGATGGACATCTCAATTGCCGGGCAAGTATTTGTAATGGGCATAACCATGGGATTCACTGCATGCCTGTTGACCTGCGCACCGTTAATGTCTGCGTATGTAATCGGTACAAAATCATCCTGGCATGACGCGTTTAAACAAACCATCCTTTTTTCCGCAGGCAAATTATTGGGATACATGTCACTAGGCGCGGTATCGGGTTTCTCAGGTAAAATGTTAGAACGTATTGAACGTTATATCTTCCAAGACAATTATGTATACTACTCCGAACTACTTATAGGCATATCCTTAATAATCCTCGCGGTTTATTTGGCATTAAAGAAAGATAAGGTTCATTCTGATGGGTGTAAGCTCCGTAAACACGGTTGGGATAAAGGATTGCTGGTTATTGGTTTTCTGATAGGAATCAGCCCATGCCCGCCGTTGATTATTATGTATACAACAATAAGTTTATTAACCCGCACGATTGTTGAAGGGACACTTTACGGCCTGATCTTTGGGCTCGGCAATTTTGTTTCGCCTTTACTCCTCGTCGGCCCGTTAACCGGTATCCTGGGTAAGTATGTTTATACACCCGGGTTTACACGTTTAGCTCGGATACTATCAATCATTGTTATTTTATATATGTCGCTCGGCTATATTTTTATCCCGCTTATAACCCTCTATTATTTACGGTAATAAGTAAGTTTTTTTGTACTACTTCATCCCTAATAACGATAACGCAAACGGTGCGAAGATTGACAAAAATACAGTTGGTAAAATAAAAAACATTAACGGGAAAAGTATCTTCACCGGCGCTTGTGCCGCAACTTTTTCAGCATGAAGGAACCGTTCCGCACGTAGATATTCCGCCTGTACTTTCAAAACTTCAGCTAAACTTGACCCTATAACTATCCCCTGGATCACGGAATTAACAAACGCAGAAACTGCCGGATGCCCTGTACGTAACGAAAACTGGCGTAGGACATCAACACGTGACTGCCCAAGCTGGATCGCGCGGTGTATCTCGCCAAACTCTTCATTAATAACAGGTTCCGGGGAGTACTTAACAATTTTTGCAATTGCTGCGTTAAACCCCAACCCTGACTCCACACAGATAAGCATAAGGTCAATGACATCCGGTAATACGCGGAGCAAGCGTCTCTGCCGGGTTTCAACTTTTTCGTTAATCCATAAAACAGGGAAACATAACCCGAACACTACAGCAGCAAGTGTGTACCCCGCTGTAAATCTTCCTATAAGCGCAGATACTATAATTACACACGCAAGCGCTGAGTATAACTGTATCCCCACAAACTTTTCAGGGTTAAACCCCGCTTTAACCTCACTCCCCGCAAGGTTAATCCTATTCCCCACCCATCCATGCCATATACCTGACAACTTTATCCTCTGCGTCAAAGAAAATACATAAATCCCAGTTCTCTCAAACAGTTCAAGTTTAGATACGGATTTAGGTTTCCACTTAATAAATGTAACTACCAAAACTACAGACATAAATACCAGTACCGATAATAATACACGCATGTTAAGTTTCTCCTTAAATATCAATCTCCACAACTTTTTGTATTAAAAACAATCCCAGCCCGGTCATTAGAAGTATCAGGATTAACACAAGAATACCGTATACTGTGGTATACATCGGACGCATAAGCACAGGGTCAAGTACCCACATCCCGGACAAAATAAGTATTGGCAACGCGCTGATAACATAACCCGACAACCTACCCTGGGCGGTAAGCGCTGCGATCTTGCTCTGTAGTTTATAACGTTCACGCATAGTTACCGCTAACCGCGCTAATACATCACTGAGATTACCCCCGGCTTCCTGCGCGATACTTATTGCTGCGACAGTGATACTCAACTCCTTACTTCCTCCCCTTTGCGCCATAGCTTCAATCGCGCGGATAAACGGTACACCCAGTTTTACGTCATCCACTACAGTTTTAAACTCAACGGATATTGGCCAAGCCATCTCCTGCGCAACCTGCTCAAACGCTTGTTGTATCCCCACCCCGGCCTTTAGCGCAGTAGAAATCATCCCTAGGGCATCAACCAGTTGACGGTTAAAAAGTTCAACTTTTTTTGTCCTGCGGTACCACTCAATAAGTTTAGTAATAACAGAAGAATTTTTTGTGTGTTTAGAAAATTTGAATTTATTGATCAACAACAACAACGACGACAAGTGTGTTACTGAAAATAGGAACAACCCTAATCCCGCAGCTTTAACTAACCATAATCCCGTAGAATCCATAACCCATAATCCCCGCTTTCATCCAACCCAACTTTTTTCGTAGTAACCAAAAACTATATTTTGTAAAGCTATAAACAGTACTTACTATTATCCCTGCACGGTTTTGATAAGCTGGCTGTACTGCCGTAGAACATTCCCCGGCTTTTTTGCTCCAAATACAGCATTACCCAGAACAAAAACATTAGCCCCAGCAGTAATAGTATCCGGCAAGGTATCAAAAGCGATCCCTCCGTCAACTTCGATATCAACCTTATACTTTTTTTTGTCAACAATATCACGTACTTCAAATATTTTGGGTAACACTTCCCGCATAAACTTTTGCCCGCCAAACCCTGGCTCAACGGTCATCATCAATACAAGGTCAAGCTGAGACAATTGTTTTTTTATAGCCTCAACCTTTGTCTTAGGCTTTAGCGAGACCCCTGCTTTTTTCCCAGAAGACTTAATAATCTTAACAGCATCCCATGGATGCCCTTTTGATTCATGATGCACAGTTATGATATCCGCCCCTGCGGTTATATAGTCCTGTACATATTTCTCAGGGTAATCTATCATCAAATGCGTATCAAGGACCAAAGCTTTACCGCACAGTTTACGGATAGCTTTTACAATCAAATGCCCAAAGGTAAGGTTCCTAACAAAATTACCGTCCATTACATCCAGATGTATCCAGCCGGTGCCATTATTTTCGATAAGCTTAACCACTGCCCGTAAATCACTGAGGTCAGCCGTAAGGATTGACGGGGAGATAATATACTTCATTTCTTTTCCTCAACCGAACTATTATTCCCTAATGACAAAATAAGCCGTACTTTCAAACCCTCAGACACTACGGTATCCGCCCGCGGTATTTGGCTGATAACAATATCTTTCTCCGCACCAGAACTATTACTGAACTCAATCCCGAACTCCACACTATTATCGTCACACCACTTTTTTGCAGTGACAACATTTTTGCCGTTAAAGTTAGGGAGTAACACCGTCCCCTCCGGAGGACGCCCGATGGATACCACAATATTCACGAGCTCACCTTTCCCAACCGCATCATTCTCGACAGGGTCCTGTGAGATAATCTTCCCTTTATCCTGTGTGTTACTATACCCCTGTAATTCCTCACCCAACCCTAACCCTGCGCGCCGCAGTAAAAGTTCTGCGCTTCTCACAGTTTCACCCATCAGGTTTGGCACAAATACCGACTGCCCTCCTTTACTGAGTATCACCTGCAGCACACGCCCTTCTTTTATAGTAGTCCCCGCATCAGGTATCTGCCGGATAACAGTATTTGCCGGGTATTTATCATCAAACTGCTCCCCAACCTTTATCAAGCCAAGTTTTAACGGTGTTAAAACATCCATCGCTCCGGTTAATGACTTACCGGTAATACTTGGTATCTTAACTTCAGTTTTGTAATGTATCAACGCATCCATAACGGTATTGAACATCCAGAAAGTAACACCCAAAAACGCGATAGTTACAATAATAACCTCAATAACTGTTTTATTAATTAAACCATTTTTTTTCACTTATCTCCTACCCTTTACCCTTTTCTCCTGAATCTGATAACAAAAAACCCGTCAATCCCGTGTTTATGCGTCAATGTCTGCACCCATCCACCCGGGTTGACAATATCTTTGTTTCCCAGGAACTTACCGGTATCCCTAATGTTTTCAATTTCAAACAACGGAAACTCTTTAACAAACTTCCCGATAACACCTTCATTTTCTTCAGGCTCTATGCTGCAAGTAGAATATACCAAAATCCCGCCAGGTTTTACAAGCGGTGCAGCGTTTGACAGTATTGAATACTGTATCTTAGGTAATTTAAATATTATGTCATTACTTGTCCGCCGCCATTTAAGATCCGGCCTTCTTCTTAACACACCCGTACCTGAACACGGGACGTCTATTAACACACGGTCAACTGCTCCGGTAAAATTCTGCGGGTTCTCACCGTCCCGCAGTTGCGGGTCAATTATTGTTACTCCCAACCTTGCACTGTTTTCACGTATAAACCGCAGTTTATGGCTGAACATATCAAAAGCAACTATTTTACCGGAATTCTTCATTAACTGCGCAGCATGCGTAGCCTTACCCCCCGGAGCGGAACATATATCGTACACAACTTCACCGGGTTGAGGACCGAGTATATGCGTCACTAACTGTGATGCTTCATCCTGGATATAAAACATCCCAGCCTGGAACTCCGCAAGCCCTTCAAGGAACGGCTCTCCTGACGTGAACACTAGAGCATCAGGTACAAGTTCAGACATCCTTACTCCCAGACCGTAATTATTCAGCGCCGTAACGACTTCCCCTGAAGTAGTTTTTAAAGTATTTACCCTGACTGCCATATCCGCGTGTGTATTGTTAACCTCACACAACTTTTCAGTATCATCTATCCCATACTGTGTAAGCCAGCGCTGAACCATCCATTCCGGGTGTGAGTGTTTAAGGCTGATATTCTTAACAACATCTTTACCTGTACTACTGAGGTTCAATAAATTCCTTCCGGCAATACACTCCCGCACAATCGCGCGAAGAACACCGTTAGTATACCCTGTCAACCCTGTATGCCCACCCAGGAGTTTAACAATCTCAACCGCCTGATCCACCGCAGCATACGGCGGTACGCGGCCACGCATGTACTCCAGCTGGTACACAGCTACACGCAACGAATTCCGCACTTCTTTTGTGGTATCCGTAACTTTACGGGTCATTGAGTAATTATTGATAATCCAGTCAATAGAATTCATATGCTGGATTGTACCGTTCACTAACCCGCGGACAAAGCCGTGATCATTATTCGGGAGAGTAAGTTTTAAGAGTTTAGTGTCAAGCAAGGTTTTTGGATAAACCATGTTTTGTTCAAATTCAATCAATACTTCCACCGCGGCTAACCGTGCTGCGACAGAAGAATTATCCGTATCAATTACCCTGTGATTAATATATTATTTTAGGAATATTATACGCAGAATTTGAAGACTGTTCAGCAAGTTTCTCCAAACGTTTCACCCGTTCTGTTACAGGCGGGTGAGTAGAGAATAAGTTTAATAATCCACCCCCAGAAAAGGGTTGTACTATAAACATATGAGCGGTCGATGGTGTAGCGTTGAGTATCGGTATACGCTTATTATAATTCTCAAGTTGTTTCAACGCATTAGCCAGGCTTAACGGTTTACCGCATATCTTTGCACCTGTTTCATCGGCATGGTACTCACGGGTACGCGAGATTGCCATTTGCACAATCATTGCCGCAAATGGCGCAACTATTGCCATTAATAACAAACCCATGGCACCTGCACCGTTATCATCATCATCCCTGCGCCCGCCGCCGAATATCGCAGCAAATCGTGCCATATCCGCAATCATCATAATAGCTCCGGCAACCGTCGCTGCGAGTACCTGTATTAGAGTATCACGGTTTTTTACATGCGCAAGTTCATGCGCGATAACACCCGAAAGTTCATCTTTACTAAGGATACCCATTAACCCGGAAGTAACAGCAACAGCTGCATGGTTCGGGTCACGGCCCGTCGCAAACGCATTCGGTGCGTCACCGCGGATGGCGTACACCTTAGGCATCGGTATTCCTGCGGCAGTAGATAGTGCCTGAATCACAGTATGTAATTCCGGTGCTTCTGTTTGTTTAATCTCCTTCGCTCCGTAGATTGTCAATACAATCTTATCGCTGAACCAGTACGCAACAAAGTTCGAAATCAATGCAAATACAAACGCTATTATCACACCCTGCTGCCCGCCAAGTAAATGCCCGATACCCAAAAATAACGCCGTTAATCCTGTCAGCAATAAAACTGTTTTTACATTATTCATTCTTTAAGTACATCCCTTTATCAACCTTTTACCGGCTGCCAAATATTTGTCTTTGCGGACTGGTATACAGCTTCGGTAACTTCCATAGCTTTCATCCCGTCAATCCCGTTAACAATCGGCTGTGTTTTCCCGAGAATAACATCCACAAAATGTTTTGTCTCCAAACGAAACGGGTTATCCTCCGGAGTTTTAGTTTCTTCAACTGTCCATTCTTTCTCCGTCCTTGTACGGTAACGCATGGAAGACCACATAACTTCTATTGTCCCTTCGGTACCATAAACTTCAAGGCATACCCCGGGCCCTATACCGGTTGACCAGCTGATATCAATAGAACCCACAATACCTTCCGGAGTTTCCACCATAACCCTGGCAATATCTTCCACTTGC
Coding sequences within it:
- a CDS encoding DUF58 domain-containing protein — encoded protein: MSLKLLDTRVLSKISNLALHAHSVVEGFIAGQHRSPYHGWSLEFAQHREYSPGDEPKHIDWKVYARSDRYYVKQYEEETNLRAYVVLDCSSSMSYKSSDGLMTKFEYAQLLSAALAYLMTVQRDAVGAAFFSESTNVYLPPRNTVAQLSLITEKLENCKPVAGTNLAKMLPSILQKIKKRGVVIIISDLFDEPEKLVKNIRYFQHKKHEVIVFHVLDPMELTLPEGESVTFENIETSETVLTEPAIIQVEYQRIMKEFTEYYRKNFTSAGIDYCVMPTSCSMDKALGLYLTKRHEYGDS
- a CDS encoding sulfite exporter TauE/SafE family protein, yielding MDISIAGQVFVMGITMGFTACLLTCAPLMSAYVIGTKSSWHDAFKQTILFSAGKLLGYMSLGAVSGFSGKMLERIERYIFQDNYVYYSELLIGISLIILAVYLALKKDKVHSDGCKLRKHGWDKGLLVIGFLIGISPCPPLIIMYTTISLLTRTIVEGTLYGLIFGLGNFVSPLLLVGPLTGILGKYVYTPGFTRLARILSIIVILYMSLGYIFIPLITLYYLR
- a CDS encoding type II secretion system F family protein, which codes for MRVLLSVLVFMSVVLVVTFIKWKPKSVSKLELFERTGIYVFSLTQRIKLSGIWHGWVGNRINLAGSEVKAGFNPEKFVGIQLYSALACVIIVSALIGRFTAGYTLAAVVFGLCFPVLWINEKVETRQRRLLRVLPDVIDLMLICVESGLGFNAAIAKIVKYSPEPVINEEFGEIHRAIQLGQSRVDVLRQFSLRTGHPAVSAFVNSVIQGIVIGSSLAEVLKVQAEYLRAERFLHAEKVAAQAPVKILFPLMFFILPTVFLSIFAPFALSLLGMK
- a CDS encoding type II secretion system F family protein, with protein sequence MDSTGLWLVKAAGLGLFLFSVTHLSSLLLLINKFKFSKHTKNSSVITKLIEWYRRTKKVELFNRQLVDALGMISTALKAGVGIQQAFEQVAQEMAWPISVEFKTVVDDVKLGVPFIRAIEAMAQRGGSKELSITVAAISIAQEAGGNLSDVLARLAVTMRERYKLQSKIAALTAQGRLSGYVISALPILILSGMWVLDPVLMRPMYTTVYGILVLILILLMTGLGLFLIQKVVEIDI
- the rpe gene encoding ribulose-phosphate 3-epimerase, with product MKYIISPSILTADLSDLRAVVKLIENNGTGWIHLDVMDGNFVRNLTFGHLIVKAIRKLCGKALVLDTHLMIDYPEKYVQDYITAGADIITVHHESKGHPWDAVKIIKSSGKKAGVSLKPKTKVEAIKKQLSQLDLVLMMTVEPGFGGQKFMREVLPKIFEVRDIVDKKKYKVDIEVDGGIAFDTLPDTITAGANVFVLGNAVFGAKKPGNVLRQYSQLIKTVQG
- a CDS encoding PASTA domain-containing protein, whose translation is MKKNGLINKTVIEVIIVTIAFLGVTFWMFNTVMDALIHYKTEVKIPSITGKSLTGAMDVLTPLKLGLIKVGEQFDDKYPANTVIRQIPDAGTTIKEGRVLQVILSKGGQSVFVPNLMGETVRSAELLLRRAGLGLGEELQGYSNTQDKGKIISQDPVENDAVGKGELVNIVVSIGRPPEGTVLLPNFNGKNVVTAKKWCDDNSVEFGIEFSNSSGAEKDIVISQIPRADTVVSEGLKVRLILSLGNNSSVEEKK
- the rsmB gene encoding 16S rRNA (cytosine(967)-C(5))-methyltransferase RsmB codes for the protein MNHRVIDTDNSSVAARLAAVEVLIEFEQNMVYPKTLLDTKLLKLTLPNNDHGFVRGLVNGTIQHMNSIDWIINNYSMTRKVTDTTKEVRNSLRVAVYQLEYMRGRVPPYAAVDQAVEIVKLLGGHTGLTGYTNGVLRAIVRECIAGRNLLNLSSTGKDVVKNISLKHSHPEWMVQRWLTQYGIDDTEKLCEVNNTHADMAVRVNTLKTTSGEVVTALNNYGLGVRMSELVPDALVFTSGEPFLEGLAEFQAGMFYIQDEASQLVTHILGPQPGEVVYDICSAPGGKATHAAQLMKNSGKIVAFDMFSHKLRFIRENSARLGVTIIDPQLRDGENPQNFTGAVDRVLIDVPCSGTGVLRRRPDLKWRRTSNDIIFKLPKIQYSILSNAAPLVKPGGILVYSTCSIEPEENEGVIGKFVKEFPLFEIENIRDTGKFLGNKDIVNPGGWVQTLTHKHGIDGFFVIRFRRKG
- the htpX gene encoding zinc metalloprotease HtpX — its product is MNNVKTVLLLTGLTALFLGIGHLLGGQQGVIIAFVFALISNFVAYWFSDKIVLTIYGAKEIKQTEAPELHTVIQALSTAAGIPMPKVYAIRGDAPNAFATGRDPNHAAVAVTSGLMGILSKDELSGVIAHELAHVKNRDTLIQVLAATVAGAIMMIADMARFAAIFGGGRRDDDDNGAGAMGLLLMAIVAPFAAMIVQMAISRTREYHADETGAKICGKPLSLANALKQLENYNKRIPILNATPSTAHMFIVQPFSGGGLLNLFSTHPPVTERVKRLEKLAEQSSNSAYNIPKIIY